In the genome of Streptomyces sp. SLBN-118, the window ATTTGGCCGATTCCGCAACAGATTCGCCCGCTGTGTGTGCGACACCCACAGCGCCTGTTGGTGATCAACTCGCAGCGGCCCGCAGAGAGTTTGCCGTGTTGCTGGGGGAATTTCGGCGCACCGCGGTGCTGGTGCCGTTCGACGCGTACGGGAGTCTGTGGACCGCGGACCAGGGCGGGGTGCGGTGGATCTGCGCGTTCTCCGACGAGGAGGCGCTGGCTCGGTTTGCGCGTGCGCAGGGGGACGCCGAGCGCGAGTGGACGTACCAAACGATCCTGGGCGC includes:
- a CDS encoding SseB family protein; this encodes MTSNGDGIPKPEQPLRLTDLADSATDSPAVCATPTAPVGDQLAAARREFAVLLGEFRRTAVLVPFDAYGSLWTADQGGVRWICAFSDEEALARFARAQGDAEREWTYQTILGARLLDVMVPMLPGPAGVALDAGSDEGMLFPPVQGIVPDAVAVDLGGTE